GCAGGAACTTATAAAGCCTTTAGAGGGAGCCATTCATCATTCTGTTAATCACTGGAATTAATCACTGGGACAATGATTAAGGTTTAACAGCAGGTGGTATCCAAATATGTGTGCACTCATCTTGTATCAAGCCAAATTGTGACTTACAGttgtatgttttataaaatgtacatgGCTATTCATTTTGCACTGTTGCAATATGCAGTATAGCATGTAACGTCAACAATAGGTTTTGTTACATGTTAAAGCAACATAGCTTTTGGCCACATATTTCAAATTCATGAAttcacaaatacataaaaatctCTTAACCATCCAGGTGTTAGTAGATTCAGATTGATAATTCCACATCATTGATCAAATTTagctttacatttacattttgattttgaatgaTATGATGCAAAGCTGCAAATTTAGTCCTATAATTGAAATATTTGCTCTATTAAATTTAATTCCATGAAGTATCCCATCATTGGTCCTTGAATATAGTGGTGGAATCAATTGAtgatgcagagaaagaaagtttGTGCTCAGAGCGCTATGGAGGAGAAAACAGTTTACTGTTCTGGGGAGCCTAACTAGCTCTTGAATTGAATGAGGATTTCTCCACCCAACTATCCCTTCAAAATGGTTTGTTTCTGTTGGACATGCTGTTTCCTGTTTATCATACCCATGCAGAGCATTAACAACCTCATTCCAGCGCTCCAGAAGGCAAAAGCCACTCAAAGCTTCTCCAGAACCGAATTGAAGAGAAATGTCCAACCAGACTCGTAAAATTGTCCTCAGTCTCACACATAATTTAGAGGAAATCAAAAGTATATAgtttagtcatttttttcagGCTACAGGTGTTCTTAAACATAAACCAGAGGGAGGAAACGCAATCTCTATGGGGAAGGATGACTGCTATTATAATTCTGGTCTCCCATAGCTATATAAATGAATCTGCTGGCATAGCTGTCTGACTGTAATCCATGGTCCTCCtgcacaggtgttttcacttatgcTGCCTGATTAGACCTCCTTTTAGGACAGGTTCGGTGGTAGACTGTGTCTATTTGGCATCTCCCTCACTGTCTTTTTGCACAAACTGAGGCTCCTATGTGACAAATTAAATCAACGATTTAGCCATCAATTTTACACCTGTAACATCCAAATGTGacgtgtcaaaatgtcttccattAAAAGCCCCCTTTATACTTTTTGGCAATTTTTTACatagaagacattttgacatgtcacagtagaaATCCATTTAGCAGCTTCACTTTCACGGTCTTgatattgtgcatgctggctcactgtcacgcTCACTTTTGAAAACAGGGACGCTATTAATGTTATGAGTTACACCTGTGTGTTAACGATTATGACAAGTAATAATatttgctgtgaaaacaaaacatttcctctATCTATTTTCAACTTAACAAGAGAGGTCGAACAAAATATCAAACCAAATCACTTAAAACAACTATGTGGATGTGCAGAATCTATAATTTATGTACAGCTACACTGATGTCAATATTTGagagttaaaaaacaataactgataACAGTACAGCAACCAATAGTTGTTCTTTAACATTAACAAGATGTGTACTGAGCAGTTCATTTTACAGTTGAATAAATAACcttgtcagtgctctctggtggatTAACTATAATATTCATATGTTTTACAGTTCTTTACTGACACCCCTTGTTACTTATAGGACTAGTTTAAATATATGCAGATTAGGATGCCTGCAATAAGCTTAATTATCACCAATACCAGCCTAGTGGATTTAGCAAGCAGTTTTAACTCTTGCTCACTCAGCTTCCATATGACATAATATTATAACCCAGAACACTCCCCACAGTACAGATAAAGACTTATGAGACTTCCATAAACAGTTAGCTATCTGAGTAATAGCAGCAgttatcttttctttaaaagataTCCTTTTTCAGTTCTTTAGTCAAATGTCTGTGTTCAAGACCAGCTGTCCGTTTCCCAaaattacagtaccagtcaaaagtttggacacaccttctcattcaatggtttttctttatttatttttcctacattgtagattaatattgaagaaatccaaactatgaaggaacacatatggaatgatgtggtaaacaaacaaatgctcaacaaaccagaatatgttttatattttatattcttaaaagtagttgaatgagaaggtgtgtccacacttttgactggtactgttcGTGAATACGTGTTCTCACGTAACTCTCTATTGGTGTCTATCTTTAGTAAATGCAGACTGTTaacctttttctgtctctggacATTAGCCCAGAACTTGCTGTGATTCGCGCGTTTGTTCTCCATGGCAACGGGGTGCAAAGGCTCATGGGAATTGTAGTGTTAAATACTTAAACGCTCTTTCAGGTACCATGATCATATCTCTGCGCTGCTCATAGGCaatacattgatttttttttttagcgtgACCATGAACCATCGCGTCACGGGAATGTGATGTTCACGTTTAGCTTATTACAGATATTAACATTCAGCTGTTTATCTCTCCAGAGGGGTCACTTTTGTTAACTTATGCCCGTCCCTTCAACCCCTCCCAGTCCATTAATCAGCGCTAATGTTACTCATTTGGACTCCGTCTGTCACCGGGATGTAGCTTAGTGAACTGAATCAGTCTCTGGACCAATTGTAACTGCACGTGGTCTTGAGTGCTGTGTTTATCGGTCATATGGCGTCGGGTCATTTGGTGTCATGATGGATCCACTCCTCAAGAGAAACATCACTTTTCTCGTGAGTAGATGCTGTTTGTCGGGTTGTCTCAGTAGCTTTGCTGTGTGGACGATGAATTAGTTGGCTTCCTGAAAGGTTTCCCAGTAACACAAATAGTTTAGAAAAGTGGAGGAAATAGTTACAGAGATAGTAGACAGGAAAGGAATCCAAGGTTTATTAACCCCTTGCATTATAAGTTGTGATCTGAATTGGTATCTTTCTTTATTCAgtgatttgtgtatttttttattttatttaaaagcctCCCTGATGAGCTCATCCAGATATTAGGCTACTGCATTGACTGAGCTTTTCTGTATTACTGCACACTACTCTGCATCTCCACTTCCTCCCACAGTATGTGTCATACCTACATACCTAGTTCAGTCCTACAAGAACcttgttattaattatttgcTGTTGTTAGTTGCCAATTGTTGTTGACATTATcttgaaagcaaagaaaaaaaatagtacgCAAGTCATGCATTATATGCACCGTGGGTTACTCTGTACATCAGAGGACATTTATcagtttacttattttaagaaTAGCAGGATGTGAGTAattgaaagatattttttttgtgtttgtgttggtcttTTTCAAGCTTTCAAGGACACCCCAatgttattttggttttgtcaaTGCTGTTACACATatagttgtaaaaaaaaaaagagaggagagtggCTCAAATGTCTGCAATCGAGTGCAGTTTATATACATCTGATACAAAATGGACTGTTAAACTACAAAGTACAGGGGCTCTTGTGGAAAAGTCTTCCCACTGTGCCTCCATTGAACAGCTTCCTGAGTACTGAAGAATATTCATCACCTCACTGGATCCAGTTCAAGTATGGTTGAGTGTAATCTGAGTTTTCAATCTTGCTATTTTGTATGAACTACCTTGCACGTTTCCTCTCATTGTATTCCAGTTAGCACTAAGACAAGCATTGTGTTACAACAAGGTCTCAAATTAGGATGCTGCACAGCCAAATAAGTGTATGATGTGTTTGGCATGTATTCACTTGCACAATAGATTGTTGGGATAATTTGCGAGTTGATACATTTCAATATCTATGCTTACTTTTTTGCTGGCTTTGGTGTTACAGTATAGATGAATGATgaatacaacaaaaaaggaaCCTAAGGAATGAACAagcttgtttctgttcagatgACTCTTGAGGTTGTAGAGAGGCAACCAGGACAAATctggtattttcattttaaagttataaAGCACTGGCTTCATCACTGACCGTTGTAATCGTGAGCTCAGTGCGATAACAAACAATAACTTCATCCATCTTCAGCAATGACCGCTTCTGTAACAACTTGGAGCAGCTGTTTGGGTCTGACTTTCTTCCACtgtgagaaatataaaaaacatataacaaGTTGTGTCAAAAGCCATCcagaagtaaaacaaaatattattatttatgattattacattttccCATTCACTTATCCATCTTCTGACAGTTATAATAAGTAAAATAGTGGACAATGAGTTTTAATATTGCAGCAAAGTGATCGTGTACTCAAATGTAATGTCTGGACATTGCAAAATCGAGCTTAGATTATGGAATAGCTAAAGAGGTATACATCAAAATGCTGTCGGCCACACCGGTGTTTCCCAAACTCTTACTCTGAGGAcccacttttttaaaaatgatgtaatcGCAAACCCAGTTCACAATAGGCCTTATCTTTATATTATGAGAAGAGCACAATTGTGTGCAAATGAATGTTCCTGACCATTTTTACTGCCATATCCAAATCACCTTATATTATATTGAATGGATAAAAGTTTCATAGAGATATACACTTGACTAACTGCatctttgttttatgcatgtgatattgaaaacatacatgttaattacttttataaatgagaccaaatacatgtatttagTTGGAGTTAACAGGCTCTCTTTatcagtaaaataaacagaatgtaagaatattatattcattgtTAAAAGTGGGCTACAATTATCAGTGTGGCTCAAAGATGTGCTGCAGATATAAAAGACAATAGCAGCAATTTAATGGAATAAATTCTGCAAAATGATTTGGCAACCCTAATAAAATCTAGTGCGACCAACCCGTTGGTTGTGACACAGTCTTTGAGAATAATTGGGCAACTCATTCTTGGGATTTCACAAAGAAAGCATAGTAGCTTTTCCTTTGAGTCACAGAGTTTCTCTCACTTCACTGACAGAGTGAAACTGTGGGAACCCAGCTCACCCAACATCAGATAGGGAGAAAGTTTCCACCCCCATACAGTCAAACAAGATGCATgtctgaacaaaatgtgtagATAACTGCAAACATGACAATATGGCACTTCTCACAAAACTTTACAGAATTGCAACACAAAGATTGGCACACAGTAAACACTGTTGCTGGTACTTATTTACATTCTTGGCTGTAGAAGGTGCCCGCTTTTGCTTTTATATTCTGATCATCTGTTGCCAGGCTTAAATAACAGTTGTGACAGATTTATGCTGTGTGTGCCCAATATGCCAAGCTTGTGTAGATTTTTGTCCCTGTTTCAGTTTATAAAAATCATTGATACAAAACTGTAGAAACAGAAATAATTTccaaatatcaaaagtaaagcTATTCATCAGTGCAGGGGTTATTATACACGTCTTTAGTATTGAGTGGTTTTTcctatccttttttttctgatgatgaataaaccattttaaatatgtgatgcacatttacagtaaaaagtGATGTTAGACTGTGTCTGCTGCCAAACCAAAGAGGatgcaaaatgttgaatttaacaGGAATCTCCAATGAAAGAATCTTTGCACAATTAATATACAGCACGATCATCATTGCATATAATGTAATGATCCAATCTATCCCAATGTTTCTTAGATAcactgttttaaaccaaacTGGAAATGAAAAAGCCTGGGACAGCAAACTGatctataaaatgtttgttgctttttattattatttattaatatttgtcaatttacaaattacaatttgtcactttttttgaGAACGCAGTTGTTACTGTTATCTGATAGGTCAGTGCCAGGCTGTTAACAGTTTTTTATCCAATCCTCTAAAGTTAACCTGCTCCAGAGCAGGTTACAATGGTgatcattatatgtatatatcttttatacaaacacaaatattctAGCTGCATTGTGTCTCTAAATCCTGTCTTTGTGCAGTTATGCATTATTTTCTTGCCAACAGTCCTGATAGAAGACACCAGTTGCTGATCTATTGCTTATTATTTGTCACTTGGTTCACACATGCATATAGGTATAGGTAGGATACTGTACTTTGTCTTACTGTATGTGTAATAGAAAACGGTATGCTACTGTAGCTTAGCCCTAATTCTCCTTTAATGTGAGTGAGCCACTTCGGTGTAAGCCTTATCCTGATAATGAGTTACTAAGCCTCTTTGGAACATGGCTCATATGATTGACTTGACCGTACTGGATCAAAGCTCTGTAATCTCCAGCAACGAGATGCTCAAAGGTGGAGGATTTACAGATTATTTGCCCTGTCATTACCACTGTACTAAATCTTCAGATTTACTCATTTGTAGCAATGTTTACTGATGAATTATCCATAAATCAATTGATATTATGCAGCATCATGCACTTTATTAAGTGGAGCAGGGATAGAATTAAGATGGGGTATTTAACATCTAGGATCATATGATATAGTGTTTGCATTATTAATAAGCCTATTCTTGCTActtgtaaaataagataatctaCATAAGCAGTATTCTTGCTCCTTTCTCTGATTAGACGGCTGGCCAAATTCTGGGACACAGATGTTCTGTCAGACGGTGCTACTATTGTCAACAACTTACAGTCCTTGCTtctacacagtaaaaaaaattgtgttagATTACGTTATCCAAAAAGTACAGCACAAATACTGCATTCTAACATCAAGTAGATCTGAAGTCTTAAACTGTAAACCCTCAGTTTTTGTCATGGGAAACAGATGATCAATGTTGTCATGACTTTTAGCTGGCAGGTGCAGCAAAGGTATTCTTCAGTTCACACAAACTGAGGGTCTGTGGAGGACGGGATTGGTCATAAACGTAGAAGGTGACAGCCTTGATAGATGTAactgatgtgtgatgtgtgtgtgtgtgtgtgtgtgtttacagggtGACTTCACCTGGAACAGCGTGTCAGGATGTAGCGTTGGCCTGAAGCCCGTCCCCCTGCAAGGCCTCTCAGAGTTGGAGAGGGTTCGTCTCCAGGATGTGGCGTTCAGACGATTGCTTCGGGACTGCGACCCGGGCTGCCACATCACCATCCCTAAATGTATTAAAGCACGCACTCGCACTAACAGCCTCCTACCTTATTTATCAAGTTTCTATTCTGTcttaagaaaaatgttttctgaaacaCATGCAGACTAACGAAATGACAGAAAGTGTTTTTCTCCgtttattttacatgaaaataattattttcctttttgtgtaaGGATTTCTTACTTTCCTATTGATTGCAATAAATTCTCGCGGCTTAATAGATTTCATGGTGTGAGATTGTATACCAATGCAATTGCAGacaatttttttgtaaactaggttatttatttagtaaatagtctctttttctggttttgtagtcttttgtttcatttatactTTGTTCTAACAGAAATGATATTGTCAAAATTAACGAATGTTTTTGAAATTTATGATATCATTGTCTTTGCTAAAGCTAATGTACACCTGTATACACCTGGGTTATGAATTAATATTCCAACTCTATTCCTTTATTTTGCCGGTTGGTCAGAATTTGTTTGCTCtttttgtaatgaaaataaCTATTATGGAAATGAGCCAAATAATGTCAAAGGGAGCAAGCAAGAGCAGGGGCAtattaaccttttttatttttaactgtgaCACCTCTGCTTTGTTTCAGATGGCCACAAGCACAAGAAGTTACTTAGGCGGAAGTTGGATTCATTATCTAAAGAGAAGAGTAAAGACAAAGGTATTGTGGGATATACTGAATTCACTCCATACTGTAAGGGGAGTGTTAGTGCTCTCCATTGGAAATTATATTTAGATAAGAATTTCGAACACTCTCAGTTATATTTTTGTTAGTCTTTCCAAACCAGTGAAGGTAAACAGTTATTTTTAGGCCTGTCGGAGAGCCACGGAGTCCTGTCAGTTTATTCCTCCTACAGTTTCTAATCTAGTCTGCCTAGCCAAgacacatgaaaacatactcTTTGATCCTTTTGGCTTAAGCGGTATAGACTCACTGAAGCAGACATTCTCAGCTGCTGAGTGATCAGAATCTACAGTTCAGTAAGGAAGTCTCAGAGGGAGCTGTGATCTTCAACCACTGCCCCGCCCCGCTGCAACAATCTAGCAGCAAAGGGATGTTCTCTGTCAGCCAGGCAGTCCAgggaaataacaaaaacaatcttaaGTGGTCGCTCATTCATTACAGCCTGTCCTCCGGCACGGCCAGccccctctttcctcttttccccttttgtttACAAAGGCACCTCAGAAAGTATGTGCCTTCTGGCTCTGAATGCAGTGCACTGCACACTACTGGtctaggcttttttttttcttcttcttgtcatATTCATTTTGAGCAGCATTTATGTAATTGTTACTCAAATATTTCTATTGGATTTTTTCCCCTTGATATGCAGACATTCAAACCAAATATAACAAAAGACAGAATGGATTTAAAAGATCAAGTTTGAATATAAAGATTGAATGCAGAGACAAGATAGTTGTAGGCTTTGTACAGAAAATCCAAGCTCCAAAGGTTAACATATATAACGTGCCGACATGAATGTCACATCTTAAATCTAATTCAGCATCTCCCAGTTGACTCGGAGCCAACAAGATGAACTTTGAATCTGTCTGTCTCGCCTTTCTCCTCACACAGAGACTATGCCCCAGGCGTTTGGCATACCACTGTCGCAGGTCATATCCAACGACCGCACACACAAGCAGCGGCACGATCCCCCGCGGGAGGAGCACAGCGAATTGATGCTATCCTTCCTCCACTTCAACTCCAGCTTCAAAAGAGGGAACAAGGACCTCTCCAGCAGCAACTCATCCCTTAGCTCCACTTCTGAGACCCCTAATGAATCACCTCTGCTCGGCACGCCAGACGCAGCCCCGCGGACACGCAGAAGGGTAGGCTTCTCCGTCGATAAAGCCCACAGGCTGTTGTAGAGCAAAGAAAGAATCTGTCAGATTACACTTGCACACTAGATTATTCAGGGaatttttgaccttttttgggGGATATTCATTCAGTGGGTAGCCATTAAAAGGAATGCACCACATGTTATCACAAATATCACTGTACGGGTTTGTCACCCATATGCTCAACAGGGTGGGGTATCAGTGGACTGCATCACTGATCTTGATGATAACCAGTCTCGGCTCTTGGAGGCCCTTCAGCTCTCTTTGCCAGAGGAGGCAGCTGGCAACAGGAAGAAGCGACACGACAAGAAACTCAGCCTTAACCCTATTTACAGGCAGGTGCCCAGGGTAGTGGATCTCTGCTGCCAGCACCTGGAAAAATATGGTACACATTATCAAAGTTGAACAGTAACACTATAGTGTGTAGTATGTGATATAGAAAAATGCCTAACATATCTCTGTGGAATGTTAGGATTCAGTAATAGTGTGCTCATATCCTTGTGAATACAAACAATTTGAATGTCTTAGAGGCTAAATGTATTATCCACAATACTGGCACTAAGTGAGCGTCGTAATCTTTGTTTACAGGCCTGCAGACAGTTGGAATTTTCCGTGTTGGAAGTTCCAAGAAGAGAGTACGACAGGTACAATTTAAACTGTAACACACATCTCGACTTTGATAAATTGTCTCCACTATGAGCAACATTTTGCTATAATAAATGTCACAATGTTTCATCCAGCTTCGCAAGAATTTTGACCAGGGATGGGAGGTACATTTGGGTGAGGAGCCCAGTGTCCATGATGTAGCTGCGTTGCTTAAAGAGTTCCTCAGAGACATGCCTGACCCACTGCTTACAAGAGAACTCTACACAGCCTTCATCAACACAATGAgtgaggaacacacacatacacacgaacaaacacaaaaatatcacCAAAAAGTCACCATGCTTGTTGAGTTTGATagaatttacagtttttttaattgacatcAATCTTGTGGCCTTTTTTCTCAGCAGTGCTGGATCATTCATTCCAAGAGAGCGCCATCCAGCTCCTGATATTTCTGCTTCCTCCGTGTAACAGCGACACGCTGCAGCGCCTCCTCTGCTTGTTGTCAACAGTGGCTGCACACGCTGATAACAGCTTGGACAATGACGGACAGGTAAAGAAACTGTACATGCAATGTTTTATGGTAGTATAAAAACAGCTTTTGGTCTGATAATATCAGGTTTACATacacaagacacaaaacaagttCAATATTTTGGCATTGCATCGGGATTATACGGCCATGGACAAACTTTGGCAGTATGTCACACATTTTTCCCACAAGCAAGtacaaaaaatatgtgaaaaaagtgagcagctatttaaataaactgtttacaAGTTTACGTGATTGATATGAATCCCAGCAGCCAACTGATTTCAGTAAAACAGACACCTGCAGCCtctaatttgaataaaatgatgtgCCAAGGCGCGGCACATTATGCATGATGATCCATTGTGGGTGTCTTGATTAAATGATGCTCAACTAACACTAaccacacaacactgacgctgTGCTTCTACATACATCATACTGTTCAATCATAACTTATCTCCCCAGTTTATGTGTTTCAAACAACAAGTAGTGAAAGTAATTTGCAACGGAGATGCAAACAGTTAATTTCAAAAGCTACATGCAGTATTTGCACCgacagaaaacacttttttcctaCTCCATGAAGCCAGTCTGGGCCCAACTCATCTTTTCATatgaattttactttttaatacaaATCCTCACAGTGGAGAGGAATTGTCTCCCAGGGATCTACAAGCAGTTTATTTTTGGCCTCGCTCCATAAAAGCATACATACTGTAACAGTGAACAAGAGGACTGCTTGGTCTCTTTGAACAAAAGTAGGCAGAGCTGGCCTTATTGATGGTGCAGGGCTGTTTTATGTGCACATTCCCAACATTTCAAGGGTGATAAGGAGGGTTTGACTGCAGAAAAAGACTCTTGAAACCATGATtgcagtactctgtgtgtgtacaagcTTTCATTCCTGAGTGTAATGTATAAGCAGATTAAAAGATAATGAAGGGTAATTTAGTTCCATTGTTAACTTTCATATAAATTGTTTCCATCTAGAAAACATTTCTTAATAATTGCAAGGGtcagatatataatataattgcataaaataacttgtgatgtgatgtgagaggTTTTGCTTTGAGCTGAAGATTCTGGTTCAAAATTGAAGAAATTTGAAATTAAAGCAATCCTACTAATTTTCTACCATGTAGAAGAGATGCTGGAATTCCTTCTTTACTGAAGCTGAAAAATATTTGACGcccacaatttaaaaatatcctgTGATagtgtctgtgaatgtgtgtgtccagtAGACTGTCCACACAAATAAATTCTGTCCTCTGTATCGTTAAGATCACAGGAAACAAGATGACATCACTCAATCTAGCAACCATCTTTGGACCCAACCTCTTGCACAAGCAAAAGAACTCGGACAAAGAGTTTGCAGTCCAGAGTTTTGCCCGAGCAGAGGAGAGCACAGCCATCATCAGCGTGGTCCAAAAGATGATCGATACATATGAGACACTTTTTATGGTAAGCCATCCTTACTGCAAACAAAAAGGCATCTTAACAGTTAAAGTTAACAATCTCAAGGTCTTGGGCAGGTCTGGGGGTGATTCTTGAGCTTAATAGAGTGGAGCCACcaaatgaaatgtaaacattaGCTTTATGGGTTCTGAGAAGGGCTGCGCTCTTATAGTCACCTATAAAACAAAGTAGTGTCACAGTAAAACAGTGAACCTTATGAAATTAAGTTTAGTGAATACTCTTTTTAGTGCATGGGAAATGAGAAGCCTCACTGGAAAGGTCAATGACTGGCATTCCGGCCTCTGTTTTGTTAATAGACAATGATTTTGAGTGATGGCAAGAACCTCATCTGCATTatgttttctgcttttcacCAGAAACTTAAGTGCAGATTCACTTAATTGGAGAGTCTTCAAATGAACTGTTAAGGAAGCCAGAGGGCAAAAAAAAGCTCATCACACATTTGCTCTGCGACATTAGTTCAGCCGTTCTTAACTGCTGTTGATTGTTTTCACCTTATACCAAACAGAAATGATGTCTCCGcagtttcaaaaacaaaaaaaagtgctctGGTGATATAGTAATGCTGTCATTTGTATGTAGAACAGATGCATTGTATACACTTCTCCATGATATATATTGAGAAgtgtataatttattttgggTTCAATACCAGTGTGGTTAATTATTAGGCACAGGGAAATGAATGTACTAAAGAATACAGTTTTACAAGTTTGTCATCCCTTTATCATGAGCTTCAGTGAAACTGGATTTTGACTCTCCTAGGTTCCTGCTGAACTGCAGAATGAGGTGCTGATGAGTGTGAAAGAAACTGATCCTGATGTTGTGGATTACTTGCTGCGGAGGAAGGCCTCCCAGCACTCGTGAGTTTCCACTTTTgtctcactgtgtttgtttttgtgggcTGTCCATCTGCCCAAGCCTCCGAATCATCAAGATGAAAAATGCATTATCCCCCCCCTGGTGATGACGATCTCTAATCTTTATTGCGTGTTCTCTGTTTCTGCAGTGAGCCAGGCCTTCATAGAGCACGGGATTCCTTCTCTCTGGCTAAGAGGTGCGTTTCTAATGACTCCATCAAAGCGTTGAGTGGAGAGGTGTCTCCCTATGACAACAACTCTCCTGTCCTGTCAGACCAACAGCTGTTTAAATACCCAGAGGATAGCAGTCCCCTCTCAGACAGGATGGCCAGACTTTCTGGCCAGTTCAAACTCAGCAGCCATTCTAAAGACGGATCTGGCAGCACCTCTCCTACACTTTCTACAGATAAAGGTGAACAAAAACGTATTGCAACATTTACTttagttttatagtttttatatcctatgttgaatacacttcctgtaagtcgctttggataaaagcgtctgctaaatgactgtaatgtaatgtaatgtaataaagaataatttaaaGGATAGGTTGACATTTCAGAAATACTTATTGACTCTCTGGCTGAAATTTAGATCTAGCTGCTggctagcttagcatagagactaaAAACATGGGGAAACGGTTAGCCTAGTTCTGTCTAAGGGTTTTATgaactcatatatatatatattaagtcaGTAATCACTCATCTAAACGTATGT
The Anoplopoma fimbria isolate UVic2021 breed Golden Eagle Sablefish chromosome 16, Afim_UVic_2022, whole genome shotgun sequence genome window above contains:
- the LOC129104448 gene encoding rho GTPase-activating protein 6-like isoform X2: MMDPLLKRNITFLGDFTWNSVSGCSVGLKPVPLQGLSELERVRLQDVAFRRLLRDCDPGCHITIPKYGHKHKKLLRRKLDSLSKEKSKDKETMPQAFGIPLSQVISNDRTHKQRHDPPREEHSELMLSFLHFNSSFKRGNKDLSSSNSSLSSTSETPNESPLLGTPDAAPRTRRRGGVSVDCITDLDDNQSRLLEALQLSLPEEAAGNRKKRHDKKLSLNPIYRQVPRVVDLCCQHLEKYGLQTVGIFRVGSSKKRVRQLRKNFDQGWEVHLGEEPSVHDVAALLKEFLRDMPDPLLTRELYTAFINTMMLDHSFQESAIQLLIFLLPPCNSDTLQRLLCLLSTVAAHADNSLDNDGQITGNKMTSLNLATIFGPNLLHKQKNSDKEFAVQSFARAEESTAIISVVQKMIDTYETLFMVPAELQNEVLMSVKETDPDVVDYLLRRKASQHSEPGLHRARDSFSLAKRCVSNDSIKALSGEVSPYDNNSPVLSDQQLFKYPEDSSPLSDRMARLSGQFKLSSHSKDGSGSTSPTLSTDKEASTDNFWDTWHGLFSKEFTGHHITGSLGDMSECESYGSSEGLSCHQGNNKLPVRPTQTSLGVLEIRPHPPVTRSCSGPDDQRGQRQPQSSLHQGLSSQSAARSSDNLAERTGHPACSSLKVRKEGLSPLHYTGQLRETHISYSTPSLFTFESDTQTPQQYQQSPAPQTVNKADTSGPGQKKSPSTPNWQTERWHIWHILSKENADALPETLV
- the LOC129104448 gene encoding rho GTPase-activating protein 6-like isoform X1, translated to MMDPLLKRNITFLGDFTWNSVSGCSVGLKPVPLQGLSELERVRLQDVAFRRLLRDCDPGCHITIPKYGHKHKKLLRRKLDSLSKEKSKDKETMPQAFGIPLSQVISNDRTHKQRHDPPREEHSELMLSFLHFNSSFKRGNKDLSSSNSSLSSTSETPNESPLLGTPDAAPRTRRRGGVSVDCITDLDDNQSRLLEALQLSLPEEAAGNRKKRHDKKLSLNPIYRQVPRVVDLCCQHLEKYGLQTVGIFRVGSSKKRVRQLRKNFDQGWEVHLGEEPSVHDVAALLKEFLRDMPDPLLTRELYTAFINTMTVLDHSFQESAIQLLIFLLPPCNSDTLQRLLCLLSTVAAHADNSLDNDGQITGNKMTSLNLATIFGPNLLHKQKNSDKEFAVQSFARAEESTAIISVVQKMIDTYETLFMVPAELQNEVLMSVKETDPDVVDYLLRRKASQHSEPGLHRARDSFSLAKRCVSNDSIKALSGEVSPYDNNSPVLSDQQLFKYPEDSSPLSDRMARLSGQFKLSSHSKDGSGSTSPTLSTDKEASTDNFWDTWHGLFSKEFTGHHITGSLGDMSECESYGSSEGLSCHQGNNKLPVRPTQTSLGVLEIRPHPPVTRSCSGPDDQRGQRQPQSSLHQGLSSQSAARSSDNLAERTGHPACSSLKVRKEGLSPLHYTGQLRETHISYSTPSLFTFESDTQTPQQYQQSPAPQTVNKADTSGPGQKKSPSTPNWQTERWHIWHILSKENADALPETLV